AATCCGGTTCCCGCGGGCTTTAAATAGTTTTAGCTCATTTCCTGTTTTGGCATCTACATAGTGGACCTGTTTCCATTCCGGATAAGCAAGAATGTCCTCAGTGGGGTGACTCGCCAATGAGGTAATTCCCATGACTGTTTTACCAATGGATTTTAATTTTTTTCCGGATTTAAAATCCCAGATCACCAAATCGCGGTTATGATCCACAGAAAACATGCGGTCATCTTTGCGCGAGAAACTAATATCCACCATTCTTATTTTATGTTCTTTCAATACATGCAGCACATTCCATTTCTCCAACGAAAAAACGCGAATATGATTATCGTCGAATCCTGCTGCAAGGTATTTACCGGTTCTGTCAATCACCAATGGGGTGGCACAATACATGTATTCTTTAAACAAAGGAAAACTTCTCAGTGTTTTTCCGCTGTTAAGATCAAACTCCAATAAATTCCCTAAATGATCGAGAATATATGCTTTGGTGCCGGATAAATCCACACAAAATCGTGTAGGTGAAATTTCTAATGTGTAGTCCTTTTCAATTTTACCTGTAAACGGATCTGTTATCACCAGGTGATTGCTGTTGGAGGAATAAAGTAATTTTTTCCCTCCCATGCAGTACTCAAAATTGCTGTAAGTAGCCTCTACATCGAGGAGTGAAGAATACAATTGTCCGTTTACGGGATTCCAGGTTCTTAGCTGACCATTGTAATTGAGTCCGCTCAAACATTTTCCATCGGGAGAAAAAGCCACTTTTACAATGCGACCATCGTTTCCGGACAAAGTCCTCATTTCACGAGCCGTGCGTACGTCCCAAATTTTGATGTTTTTGTCGTTTCCACCTGTAACCAAAAACTGTCCATTCGGTGAAAAACTGATGCAGTTAATCTGATCGGTATGTCCGGCAGTAACCACCACTTCAGGTTTTTGGGCAATTCCCTGCAAAGAAATCAACAGGAAAAACAGCGATTGCAAAATTGAATTTTTCATCATGGTTAAAAATAGTGATTTCCATCTCACGGGAATCTTTTCTTGCTAACTTCGTGCCATGTCAGCAAAAGAGTTGTCGGTACTGCTCAAAAAGGAAATTGCGTTGGAATTGCGGAATAAAGTCGCCATTTCCGGTATTTTGCTCTATGTGATCAGTACCGTTTTTGTCTGTTACTTATCCTTTCGGAGACTGGATGATCCCCTGGTATGGAATACGCTTTTCTGGGTTATATTACTTTTTTCGGCCGTTAACACCATTTCGAAAAGTTTCCATACCGAAACCAGAAACCGGCTATTATACCTTTATACCCTATCATCACCGGCAGCGGTGATACTGAGTAAAATGCTTTATAATATTTTATTGATGGGCCTGACTTCATTGGTCACCCTCCTGGTCTACTCCACACTTTTAGGCTCGGTTCCTCTCGAAGGCTCCAATGTTGGGATGTATATTGTAGCCCTCTTATTGGGATGTTCAGGGTTTTCGGGTATTTTCACGATGATTGCCGCTATTTCTGCCCGCACCGGAAATAACCTGGGCATTATGGCCATTTTAGGTTTTCCCCTAATTCTTCCTTTGCTGGTAACGCTTATTGAGCTGTCCGGCATCGCCCTGAGGGGATTAACCTGGGAATATGGCTTTACGGCCATAAGTATTTTGGCGGGAATTAATGTGCTTGTTGTTGCACTCTCTTATTTGTTATTTCCTTACCTTTGGCGCGAATAATTTATTTGGAATCGGGAATGAAAAACTGGTGGAAATTGGCTTCTGTGTTATTGTTGATGTATGTCATCGTCATGAGCCTGTTAACTCCTCTTGGTCCTGGAATTTCTTCGGTATCGCAAGAGAAATTGCATATGGGAAAAAACGATTCCATTTCAATTTACGGGTATAACACCGATTTTACGGTAAGCTCGAAGGGACTTGAACAACCGGTTGTCTGGTTGGAAATCGGAGCATTCAATCTTCAGGCTGATACGATTCGGGTCATCAGCAAAAATGAAATCAGTGCAGATTTTTCTATACCCTATAATCTTCCTTCCAAATCTCAAACATTACATGTTCAGTATGCACAGGGACATTATGTGCTCCCCAATGCATTCCGTTGCGAAGAAGCGGGTAAGGATAATATTGAGCACGACGATTGTGAAGTAAAAAATCCGCAATACCTCAATAATGGAATGGTATTTCCCAATCGTGAAATTTTAGGAGAGACCATTCGCAATTTAATGTTTCATGTACCCATGTGGTTCACCATGATGTTGCTGATGACGATTTCGGTAATTAATAGCATCCGTTATCTGTCCGGTTTTAATCCCCGTTACGATCTCATTGCTAAAGAAGCAGTAAAAGCCGGATTATTATTCGGGATTTTAGGTCTTGCAACCGGTTCTTTATGGGCCAGATTTACCTGGGGACACTGGTGGGTGAGCGATACCAAATTAAACGGTGCAGCCATAACAACCTTGATCTACATGGCTTATCTCATTTTAAGAGGTTCAGTGGGTGAAGAACAAAATCAGGCACGTGTATCGGCGGTGTACAACATTTTTGCATTCATGATTCTGGTCGTAATGCTCATGATTTTACCCCGAATTACCGACTCCCTCCACCCGGGCAACGGCGGTAATCCTGCTTTTAGTCAGTACGACCTCGACAGCAAACTACGGATGGTATTTTATCCCGCCGTGTTGGGATGGATTGGTATTGGATATTGGATATTTCAAATCCGGAAACGCATTGCTGTTCTCGGTGAAAAAACGCAAGAACTATGAAAACATTATTAGCCGTTCTCATGTTGTTATTATCGAATCTTGCCATGGCTGCAGGTGCAGATACTTCAATGCATGAACAAGGAAAAATAAAAGTGGTAATTGGAGTAGTTGCCATCATTTTTATTGGCATCGTCGTTTACCTGTTTATGCTCGACCGCAAGATTTCGAAAATTGAAAAAGATATAAACGAAAAGTAAGATGAAAAAGACACACATCATCGGACTCATCGTCATTGCCATTGCTATCGGAGTTATCATCACCTCGCTGAGTGGCGCAAGTACCTATGCCAACTTTACGGAAGCATTTGGTAATCCCGGAAAAAAATACACCGTGGTTGGCGAATTAGATCATGAACAGGAAATTACTTCCGAACCCTTGAAATGTACATTTTACATTAAGGACAAAGAAAATGTTGTAAAAAAAGTAGTTTACAACCAACCAAAACCAAAGGACTTTGAACGTTCGGAAAGTGTGGTTTTAACAGGCAGCGTGGAAGGTGATGTGTTTTATGCTTCTGAGATATCATTAAAATGTCCTTCGAAGTACAACGATTTGAATAAAAAACAGTGAGTCAATATTCGGGTGAACACTTAATTCCCGGTGTGCTGGGAAATGCTTTTGTTGCATTAACATTTGCAGCTGCTGCTTTATCGGTTTTTGCATATGCTATGGCATTTTTCCAAAAAGGAGATAGCTCTTTGCATTGGAAAAAATTAGGCCGGAAATCATTTTTCATTTCTTCCATTGCTTCCTTCATTTTTATCGGTATTATGTTTTATCTGCTTACCATGCAGTATTTCGAATACCATTACGTGTGGGAGCAAATCAACAGTAAAATGTCGTTTAAATACATCCTGGTTGCATTCTGGGGTGGACAATCCGGTAGTTTTATGCTCTGGATTTTCTGGCATGCGGTAATCGGTTTGTTTTTATTAAAAAAGGAACGTCACTGGGAAACAGAAGTGATGGGCATTTTTGCTCTGGTAATGATGTTTCTTTCTTCCATGTTACTGGGCATTTATATTGGCGATTATCGTTTAGGATCAAATCCATTCAGATTACAGCGTGATGTAGTAGACGGATTCGGTACTATTTGGAGTTTAATTCCAGATTACCTGCAGCTCGATCCCCGATTTGAAAACGGGAAAGGATTAAATCCACTGTTACAGAATTACTGGATGATTATTCATCCACCAACTTTATTCTTAGGATTTGCATTAACATTAGTCCCATTTGCATATGCTGCTGCCGGTTTATTAAGAAAATCGTATCAGGACTGGATTAAGCCGGCATTACCCTGGACATTCGTCGGCATTCTCGTTTTAGGAGTAGGAATATTAATGGGTGGAGCATGGGCCTATGAATCGCTCAGCTTTGGTGGCTTTTGGGCCTGGGATCCGGTAGAAAACGCATCACTCGTGCCCTGGTTAACCTTGGTAGGAGCCGGTCACCTTATGCTTGTAAATAAAAATCATCAGCGTTCGCTTTATTCTGCATTTTTCTTTTCACTCATTTCCTTCATCCTCATTCTCTACTCTACGTTTTTAACCCGAAGCGGGGTGTTGGGAGATACATCTGTTCACTCATTCACAGGTGATGGAATGTTGGGACAATTGCTGGCATACCTCGTATTTTTCATTTGGTTTTCATTCATGCTGTTGCTGGTCGACAAAAAAGCAAGAATTCGATTTACACTGATCAGTATTGTATTAACCATAACCGGATTTATGGTTGACCTCAATGCAATACTCACGCAAAGCGGCGATTTTATTTTAACCTGGAGAGGCTTAATTTTATTAATTGCGTTTACGTTCACTACCGTTTTCCTTATCAATAATTACCTGCTTCATTTCCCCAGAGAGAAAAAAGAAGAAGAATTGTGGTCGAGAGAATTCTGGATGTTTATCGGATCGCTGGTTTTAATATTGTCGGGATTACAGATCACCTTTTCTACTTCCATTCCGGTTATCAATTTATTGTTCGACACCAAAATGCAATTGGTAGAACAGGCAGCGCGCAATGAAGAATTTAACCGCTGGCAAACTCCTTTTGCTATTATCATTGCTATTTTGGTAGCATTCACTCAATTTTTAAAATACAAGAACACCGACTTTACCGAATTCATAAAGAAAATTGCTGTATCATTAGGAATATCTCTGGTATTAACCTTCGTGTTAGGGTTTATTTTTCAATTTAGTCATTACCGCTATCTGATTTTATTACTGGCATCACTCTTTACCGTAATTGCCAATTTCGATTACTGGATTCGCTTTTTAAAAGGAAAACTCAATCATGCCGGTCCCTCCATTGCTCACATTGGTTTTGGAATTTTACTCCTGGGCGCTTTGATTTCGCAGAATAAACAACAAGTCATTTCCGAAACCACATTTGGATATAATCTTTCCATGCTTGGAAAAGAAATGAGTAACAACAGCGATGTTCAGATTTTCAGAGGAGACACCACCGAAATGAAAGAATATTTCGTGAGCTATTCCGATAAAGTTCTGGATGGACATTTTCTCCGTTTCAACATTGATTATTTCGGTAAGGAAGCGGCCCAATATAAAATTGGCGACCGCATGAAATTTGAAGACAATGTTTATACATGTAAAACCGAACACACCTCGCAAAATAATTTTCAGGCAGAATTAAAAAACTGGGAAATGATTTCCGATGCCACTGTGGATGATTATTTCAAAGCTAAACCCTGGTCGGCATTTCAACCTTCGGAAAAACTCTATACACTGCAACCATTTGTGCAATTGAACGACATGAGCAATGTGGCAGAACCCGGTACAAAACATTTCTTCGATCACGATGTGTTTACACATATAAAATACGCCGATTTAAATCCGGGTAATCAAAGCGCAGAAATGCCTCCTTACGAATTAAAAGGTAAAGAAGGAGATACGATCGGAAATCCGGGATTTATTGTCCGCATTTTATCCATAGAAGGTATTAAGCAAAAAGATAATGCCAGTTTCGGTCTCGACAGCAGCGATCTTGGTGCTGTGGTGCATTTAATGATTAACGATATCTGGGATGTCAACCTCAAATACGGAATTCCTGTAGATCCGATTTTTGTTGTAAAAAACAATATGGAATTTACATCAAAACCCGTTTTTGTTTCTCAGATCAATACCACCTTTAACGTAAAAAACATTGCACCAAAAAAATCAGAGGAAGCACATGTTCACGAGCCGGGCGACACAACACATGTACATGAAGCAGAACCAGTGAACAGCGACAGCACGAAAGTGAAAAACGGATTTATGATGGGTGAATCTGAAATTACGATTGAAGTCACCACCCCCGAATTTATCGTGATGCACGCTATTCGCTTTCCATGGATTATGATTCTTTGGCTGGGATGTATTATTATGGCTTTAGGAACAGGAATGGCCGTTTATCACCGCGTGAAAAGGGCCTGATCACCACCAGCTAAAATATTCGAAGCCAATATAGATTCCATCTTCACGTTCTTCGAGGGGATAAACCTCCACATAAAGGCCTGCACCTCTTCCGTTTTTTAAATCGAATCCGTAGCGGTGCCAGGGACAAACCACTTTCCCATCTTCAACACATCCGCCCGCAGAAAAAGATTTTCCCTGGTGGGGACATTTATCTCTCACAGCAAAAAATTCCGTTCCATTTCTGGCAATGCAAATATTCGTGCTGTTCAGGTAATAATGCTTCAGACCCGAATCAGGGATCTGATCCATCAATACCGATTTGGAATTGACCAGTTTATACCAACGGATTTTTGTTTTAAACATCACTCTAAAAATACTTCCTTCAGTCGATTTTCCTAGTATATTTAAGCCTCAAATTAAAAACAGATGAAAAATATTTCAGTGATTGGCGCAGGAACTATGGGTAATGGTATTGCGCATGTATTTGCACAATTTGGTTTTAAAGTAAACCTGGTAGATGTTTCGGAAGAAGCACTAAAAAAAGCAATAGGCACCATTGGAAAAAATCTGGATCGTCAGGTTGCAAAAGGTAGTTTGTCGGAAGCCGATAAAAACTCAACCTTATCCAATATTACTACTTATACCGATTTAAAATCAGGAATCAGTGATGCTGATTTAGTGGTTGAAGCCGCTACAGAAAATGTTGATTTAAAACTCAAAATTTTCCGTGATATGGATGCCTTTGCTCCAGCTAATGCCATTCTTGCAAGCAACACCTCCTCTATCTCCATTACTAAAATTGCAGCAGTAACCAAACGTCCCGAAAAAGTAATCGGAATGCACTTTATGAATCCGGTTCCTGTTATGAAATTGGTAGAAGTTATCCGCGGTTATGCCACAAGTGATGAAGTTACGCATACGATTATGGAGATGTCGAAAAAACTTTCGAAAGTTCCGGTGGAAGTGAATGATTATCCCGGTTTCGTAGCCAATAAAATTTTAATGCCAATGATCAATGAAGCCATTATTACACTATGGCAGGGAACAGCAGGCGTTGAAGAAATTGATACCGTAATGAAATTAGGAATGGCTCATCCGATGGGTCCTCTGCAATTAGCCGATTTTATCGGTTTGGATGTATGTCTTTCTATTCTTAAAGTGTTGCAGGATGGATTCGGCGACCCAAAATATGCCCCATGTCCGCTATTGGTCAACATGGTAACCGCTGGTAAACTCGGAGTGAAATCCGGAGAAGGATTTTATTCGTGGACGCATGGAACTAAGGATTTAGTTGTTGCCGATAATTTTAAAAAGAAAGTAACCGCATAAATAATAAGCCATCTTCGGGATGGCTTATTTTTGCTATGAAAAAATCGGGTATTTGTCCAAAATGTGGAAGTCAAAATATCTTGACCAACAAAGGCGTGAGTAAACGCGGCGAACGATCTTCCATGGCCGTTAGCTCCTTTACATCACTGTTTATTGAAGTGTATATGTGTACCGATTGTGGATTTTTTGAAGAATACATTGATGAAGCCGACCTCAGAAACCCGAAGAAGTTGGAAAAGCTCAATGCTGAATTCAAAAAACCAAAAAAATAATAAAGGCCGCGACAGCGGCCTTTTTCATAATCATACATTCAGTTTAATGCTGATCACATTCCTTTGTAATAGCGCTAATTTTTTTCATCATCTCATGATCATGTCCATATTTTTGTTCAATTTCATCTTCATATTTTTCCCGCTCATCTTTTGCTTTATCTTTTTCTTCTGCTGAAGTTGCCGAATGAACCTTAGCATTCATTTCGCACCACTTTTTTGAAATCGATTCCGCAGTTTCAGCTCCACATGAACTTAACATGAATAATGCAATAACAAGGGTATAAATTCCATTTTTCATTAGCTGATTGTTTAGGTTTACCTTAAATTTAAAAAAAAAAGGATTCATGATCAAATTGATTCTTGTTCGTCATGCGAAATCATCCTGGAACGATCTGCAACTTGCAGATGTGGATCGTCCGCTCAATGATCGAGGTAAAAAAAACGCTCCATTGATGGCCGAGGTTTTAAAATCGAAAAAGATTCTTCCAGATATCATTTATTGCAGCAAAGCAAAACGCTCCCGTTCAACCGCCAAACGAATGGCAAATGTTCTTTTTAAGGATGAAAAAGCCTTCGAAGTGATACCTGAAATTTACGAAGCTGAAATAATGACCTTGCTTCATATCGTGAACCGCTTTCAGGATAAATACAAAACGATTATGCTTATTGGACATAATCCGGGCCTGACTGAATTCCTGAATTACCTCACTGAAGCAGGAATCGGAAATATTCCTACTACCGGTGTTGCAGAAATCCATTTCCCCTTTCAGCACTGGAAAGAAATTTCGCGCGATACCGGCAATTTGGTGTATTTCGACTACCCAAAGAATTACCCGTCCTGAGTTTCCTAAAGCAGGATTCCTTATTTTTGCCGCATGCGTATCGATATTCTCACCGTGTTGCCTTCTTTATTGGAAAGCCCTTTTTCAGATTCTATTTTAAAAAGAGCTCAAACCAAAGGACTGGTTGAAGTGCATGTTCACAACATCCGTGATTATTCTACCAATAAACATAAGTCGGTGGACGATTACCAATTTGGAGGAGGAGCCGGAATGGTATTGATGATTGAACCCATTGCAGCTTGTATCGATCAATTGAAAGCAGAGAGAACCTACGATCAGATTATTTATACTACACCCGACGGAACCACTTTCAATCAAAAAATAGCCAATCAATTATCACTTGGTGAAAACATTTTGATTATTTGTGGTCACTATAAAGGAATTGATCAACGGTTAAGAGACGAATACGTCACCATGGAACTCTCCATTGGCGATTATGTACTCAGTGGCGGAGAACTTGCCGCAGCGGTGATTTCTGATGCTGTTATTCGATTAATACCCGGTGTACTTGGCGATGAAACTTCTGCCTTAACCGATAGCTTTCAGGACGACCTGCTTGCGCCTCCGGTTTATACGCGACCGGAAGAATGGCGTGGACGAACAGTGCCGGCTGTATTAATGAGCGGTAATCATAAGGATATTGAAAACTGGCGACTCGAAGAAGCGATCAAGCGCACAAAAGAACGTCGGCCAGATCTTCTGAATGATTAACAATTCTTAACCAAATCTCAATACTAAAAAAGCAGAATTGCGTTTGATTGAAAAAATATCAAATGGCTTATTTGTTTAACTCCTATCGCCTTCTATTCTTATCCCTTTTTTCTATTGGATTACTTTTTTTTAGAATAGAAATTTCTGGTCAGTTCACCTTCCTGTTTTTGCTTTGGAATCTCTTTCTGGCATGGATTCCATTATGGATATCCCGGTATTTTATCAGGCAGAAAAAAATTCAATCACCTATTTTCAGTCTTTTTGTTATGACTTCCTGGTTATTGTTTTTACCCAATGCTCCGTATATACTCACCGATTTTCTGCATTTACACCAGCGATACGGAGTCCCCATGTGGTTCGATATCATGTTGATTTTTAGTTTTGCCTTAACCGGAATTTTCATTTACATCGAAACATGTAATGATGTATTTGCCTTTATAAAAAATAAAATTCCCTCTTCTATTTTTTGGATGCTTAGTCCCCTACTCTCTTTTTTAGTTGCATTCGGAATTTACCTGGGTCGATTTTTACGCTGGAATAGCTGGGATATTCTTCAAGACACATTGGGTTTGACATTTGATGTCCTGCATCGTTTTGTGCACCCCGAAATGCATCCGCGCACATGGGGAATTACACTCATATTAGGTAGTTTGCTTTGGCTATTGTATGCCATACAGCAACAGAACAAAGAAAAATCGGTTTCTTTATACGAGAATTAGTCCTGGAATATGAAAGCAATTTTTCTTCCATTAATCGTGCTCAGCGGTGTGTTGAGTTTGAATTTTTCAAGTCCACCGAATAAAAAACAACCTGAAGGAAAAATTGAATTCAGAAAAAATTTAGATCATCCCTTTTTTCATGAATACAAATGGGATTATCCCTGGTACGTAATTCCCAATGACGATGGTACTTTCGAAAACACTTTGGGCGATTCGATCAGCAAAGAAGACACTTTACATTTAACGCATACTGCCGCATCGGTTTCGACTCACCAGGGTGAACATAACATTCGCTATTGTTTTGCTCAAAAAAAAGGGAAGGAAATTTTGCTCCATTTCGAAGATGGACTTCCGGCTTA
This window of the Flavobacteriales bacterium genome carries:
- a CDS encoding DUF1361 domain-containing protein yields the protein MKKYQMAYLFNSYRLLFLSLFSIGLLFFRIEISGQFTFLFLLWNLFLAWIPLWISRYFIRQKKIQSPIFSLFVMTSWLLFLPNAPYILTDFLHLHQRYGVPMWFDIMLIFSFALTGIFIYIETCNDVFAFIKNKIPSSIFWMLSPLLSFLVAFGIYLGRFLRWNSWDILQDTLGLTFDVLHRFVHPEMHPRTWGITLILGSLLWLLYAIQQQNKEKSVSLYEN
- a CDS encoding Rieske 2Fe-2S domain-containing protein, with protein sequence MFKTKIRWYKLVNSKSVLMDQIPDSGLKHYYLNSTNICIARNGTEFFAVRDKCPHQGKSFSAGGCVEDGKVVCPWHRYGFDLKNGRGAGLYVEVYPLEEREDGIYIGFEYFSWW
- a CDS encoding histidine phosphatase family protein — translated: MIKLILVRHAKSSWNDLQLADVDRPLNDRGKKNAPLMAEVLKSKKILPDIIYCSKAKRSRSTAKRMANVLFKDEKAFEVIPEIYEAEIMTLLHIVNRFQDKYKTIMLIGHNPGLTEFLNYLTEAGIGNIPTTGVAEIHFPFQHWKEISRDTGNLVYFDYPKNYPS
- the ccsA gene encoding cytochrome c biogenesis protein CcsA, giving the protein MSQYSGEHLIPGVLGNAFVALTFAAAALSVFAYAMAFFQKGDSSLHWKKLGRKSFFISSIASFIFIGIMFYLLTMQYFEYHYVWEQINSKMSFKYILVAFWGGQSGSFMLWIFWHAVIGLFLLKKERHWETEVMGIFALVMMFLSSMLLGIYIGDYRLGSNPFRLQRDVVDGFGTIWSLIPDYLQLDPRFENGKGLNPLLQNYWMIIHPPTLFLGFALTLVPFAYAAAGLLRKSYQDWIKPALPWTFVGILVLGVGILMGGAWAYESLSFGGFWAWDPVENASLVPWLTLVGAGHLMLVNKNHQRSLYSAFFFSLISFILILYSTFLTRSGVLGDTSVHSFTGDGMLGQLLAYLVFFIWFSFMLLLVDKKARIRFTLISIVLTITGFMVDLNAILTQSGDFILTWRGLILLIAFTFTTVFLINNYLLHFPREKKEEELWSREFWMFIGSLVLILSGLQITFSTSIPVINLLFDTKMQLVEQAARNEEFNRWQTPFAIIIAILVAFTQFLKYKNTDFTEFIKKIAVSLGISLVLTFVLGFIFQFSHYRYLILLLASLFTVIANFDYWIRFLKGKLNHAGPSIAHIGFGILLLGALISQNKQQVISETTFGYNLSMLGKEMSNNSDVQIFRGDTTEMKEYFVSYSDKVLDGHFLRFNIDYFGKEAAQYKIGDRMKFEDNVYTCKTEHTSQNNFQAELKNWEMISDATVDDYFKAKPWSAFQPSEKLYTLQPFVQLNDMSNVAEPGTKHFFDHDVFTHIKYADLNPGNQSAEMPPYELKGKEGDTIGNPGFIVRILSIEGIKQKDNASFGLDSSDLGAVVHLMINDIWDVNLKYGIPVDPIFVVKNNMEFTSKPVFVSQINTTFNVKNIAPKKSEEAHVHEPGDTTHVHEAEPVNSDSTKVKNGFMMGESEITIEVTTPEFIVMHAIRFPWIMILWLGCIIMALGTGMAVYHRVKRA
- a CDS encoding cytochrome c maturation protein CcmE, with product MKKTHIIGLIVIAIAIGVIITSLSGASTYANFTEAFGNPGKKYTVVGELDHEQEITSEPLKCTFYIKDKENVVKKVVYNQPKPKDFERSESVVLTGSVEGDVFYASEISLKCPSKYNDLNKKQ
- a CDS encoding cytochrome c biogenesis protein encodes the protein MARIIYLESGMKNWWKLASVLLLMYVIVMSLLTPLGPGISSVSQEKLHMGKNDSISIYGYNTDFTVSSKGLEQPVVWLEIGAFNLQADTIRVISKNEISADFSIPYNLPSKSQTLHVQYAQGHYVLPNAFRCEEAGKDNIEHDDCEVKNPQYLNNGMVFPNREILGETIRNLMFHVPMWFTMMLLMTISVINSIRYLSGFNPRYDLIAKEAVKAGLLFGILGLATGSLWARFTWGHWWVSDTKLNGAAITTLIYMAYLILRGSVGEEQNQARVSAVYNIFAFMILVVMLMILPRITDSLHPGNGGNPAFSQYDLDSKLRMVFYPAVLGWIGIGYWIFQIRKRIAVLGEKTQEL
- a CDS encoding 3-hydroxybutyryl-CoA dehydrogenase translates to MKNISVIGAGTMGNGIAHVFAQFGFKVNLVDVSEEALKKAIGTIGKNLDRQVAKGSLSEADKNSTLSNITTYTDLKSGISDADLVVEAATENVDLKLKIFRDMDAFAPANAILASNTSSISITKIAAVTKRPEKVIGMHFMNPVPVMKLVEVIRGYATSDEVTHTIMEMSKKLSKVPVEVNDYPGFVANKILMPMINEAIITLWQGTAGVEEIDTVMKLGMAHPMGPLQLADFIGLDVCLSILKVLQDGFGDPKYAPCPLLVNMVTAGKLGVKSGEGFYSWTHGTKDLVVADNFKKKVTA
- the trmD gene encoding tRNA (guanosine(37)-N1)-methyltransferase TrmD, translating into MRIDILTVLPSLLESPFSDSILKRAQTKGLVEVHVHNIRDYSTNKHKSVDDYQFGGGAGMVLMIEPIAACIDQLKAERTYDQIIYTTPDGTTFNQKIANQLSLGENILIICGHYKGIDQRLRDEYVTMELSIGDYVLSGGELAAAVISDAVIRLIPGVLGDETSALTDSFQDDLLAPPVYTRPEEWRGRTVPAVLMSGNHKDIENWRLEEAIKRTKERRPDLLND
- a CDS encoding CcmD family protein, translating into MKTLLAVLMLLLSNLAMAAGADTSMHEQGKIKVVIGVVAIIFIGIVVYLFMLDRKISKIEKDINEK
- a CDS encoding heme exporter protein CcmB, which gives rise to MSAKELSVLLKKEIALELRNKVAISGILLYVISTVFVCYLSFRRLDDPLVWNTLFWVILLFSAVNTISKSFHTETRNRLLYLYTLSSPAAVILSKMLYNILLMGLTSLVTLLVYSTLLGSVPLEGSNVGMYIVALLLGCSGFSGIFTMIAAISARTGNNLGIMAILGFPLILPLLVTLIELSGIALRGLTWEYGFTAISILAGINVLVVALSYLLFPYLWRE